A genomic window from Lotus japonicus ecotype B-129 chromosome 1, LjGifu_v1.2 includes:
- the LOC130728191 gene encoding probable pectin methyltransferase QUA3 isoform X2, which produces MPHSKIADRKGHQGWMKLEGQHFIFPGGGTMFPDGAEQYIEKLGQYIPISGGVLRTALDMGCGVASFGGYLLTQNILTMSFAPRDSHKSQIQFALERGIPAFVAMLGTRRLPFPAFGFDLVHCSRCLIPFTAYNATYFMEVDRLLRPSGYLVISGPPVQWPKQEKEWSDLQAVAKALCYELIAVEGNTVIWKKPAEDTCLPNENEFSLELCDHSDDPNQAWYFKLNKCVSRTSSVKGNYAIGKISKWPERLTAVPPRSAVLKNGIDVYEADTGRWSRRVAYYKNSLNIKLGTRSVRNVMDLNALFGGFAAALKSDPVWVMNVVPAQKPPTLDVIYDRGLIGVYHDWCEPFSTYPRSYDLIHVDSIDSLVKDPDSGKSRCSIVDLMVEIDRMLRPEGTVVVRDTPEVINKVASIARAVRWKPIIHDKEPDSHGREKILVATKTFWKL; this is translated from the exons ATGCCACACAGCAAGATTGCTGACAGGAAAGGTCATCAGGGATGGATGAAGCTAGAAGGTCAACACTTTATATTCCCCGGTGGTGGTACAATGTTTCCAGATGGAGCAGAGCAATATATTGAAAAACTTGGTCAATACATTCCAATTAGTGGAGGTGTTCTGAGGACTGCTCTTGACATGGGGTGTGGG GTTGCTAGTTTTGGAGGATATTTACTGACTCAAAATATTTTGACCATGTCTTTTGCTCCAAGAGATTCACATAAATCACAAATACAATTTGCCCTGGAAAGAGGAATACCAGCTTTCGTTGCTATGCTTGGCACTCGCAGACTCCCATTTCCTGCATTTGGATTTGACTTAGTTCATTGTTCTCGGTGTTTGATCCCATTTACAGCCTACA ATGCAACTTATTTCATGGAAGTGGATAGATTACTTCGCCCTAGTGGATATTTAGTCATCTCTGGTCCCCCTGTTCAGTGGCCTAAACAAGAGAAAGAATGGTCCGATCTCCAGGCTGTGGCAAAAGCCTTGTGTTATGAACTTATTGCTGTAGAAGGTAACACTGTGATCTGGAAGAAGCCTGCAGAAGATACATGTCTTCCCAACGAAAATGAATTTAGTCTCGAGTTGTGTGATCATTCGGATGACCCAAATCAAGCTTG GTACTTCAAGTTGAACAAATGTGTCAGTAGGACATCTTCTGTCAAAGGAAATTATGCTATTGGAAAGATTTCCAAATGGCCAGAGAGGCTAACTGCTGTACCTCCAAGATCAGCAGTCCTGAAAAATGGCATTGATGTGTATGAGGCGGACACTGGACGCTGGTCGAGGAGGGTTGCATACTATAAGAATTCTCTAAATATTAAATTGGGGACTCGATCTGTTCGCAATGTCATGGACCTGAATGCATTATTTGGGGGTTTTGCAGCAGCCTTAAAATCTGATCCTGTCTGGGTAATGAATGTTGTTCCAGCTCAAAAGCCACCCACTCTTGATGTGATATATGACAGAGGCCTTATTGGAGTCTATCATGATTG GTGTGAACCTTTTTCGACATACCCTCGTAGTTATGATCTGATCCATGTGGACAGCATTGATTCACTAGTAAAAGATCCAGATTCTGgtaaaagcag ATGTAGTATTGTGGATTTGATGGTGGAAATTGATCGAATGTTGCGCCCGGAGGGAACTGTTGTGGTGAGGGATACCCCTGAAGTAATTAACAAAGTAGCTTCCATTGCTCGTGCAGTTAGGTGGAAGCCTATCATTCATGATAAAGAACCGGACTCACATGGCAGGGAAAAAATTCTAGTTGCTACCAAGACATTCTGGAAGCTCTAA
- the LOC130728191 gene encoding probable pectin methyltransferase QUA3 isoform X1 has protein sequence MGTSNLLSSKRHGNTTRQWRLLDLITGAFFLLVLLFIVLVFTTLGDSLAASGRRTLHLSTGDPQQRGRIVAAIEEGKWPGRTLEACIVDDVDHMPCEDPRLNSQLSREMNYYRERHCPRPEDTPLCLIPPPKGYRISVQWPESMHKIWYKNMPHSKIADRKGHQGWMKLEGQHFIFPGGGTMFPDGAEQYIEKLGQYIPISGGVLRTALDMGCGVASFGGYLLTQNILTMSFAPRDSHKSQIQFALERGIPAFVAMLGTRRLPFPAFGFDLVHCSRCLIPFTAYNATYFMEVDRLLRPSGYLVISGPPVQWPKQEKEWSDLQAVAKALCYELIAVEGNTVIWKKPAEDTCLPNENEFSLELCDHSDDPNQAWYFKLNKCVSRTSSVKGNYAIGKISKWPERLTAVPPRSAVLKNGIDVYEADTGRWSRRVAYYKNSLNIKLGTRSVRNVMDLNALFGGFAAALKSDPVWVMNVVPAQKPPTLDVIYDRGLIGVYHDWCEPFSTYPRSYDLIHVDSIDSLVKDPDSGKSRCSIVDLMVEIDRMLRPEGTVVVRDTPEVINKVASIARAVRWKPIIHDKEPDSHGREKILVATKTFWKL, from the exons ATGGGTACTTCCAATTTGCTATCTTCCAAGCGCCACGGCAATACCACACGTCAATGGCGGCTTCTGGACTTAATCACCGGAGCGTTCTTCCTCTTGGTGCTTCTCTTCATTGTTCTCGTCTTCACCACCCTCGGCGACTCCCTCGCCGCCTCCGGCCGCCGGACACTGCATCTCTCAACCGGAGACCCGCAGCAGCGAGGCCGCATCGTGGCGGCGATCGAGGAAGGGAAGTGGCCCGGGAGGACCCTCGAGGCGTGTATTGTCGATGATGTGGACCATATGCCGTGTGAGGATCCGAGGTTGAATAGCCAGCTCAGTAGGGAGATGAACTACTACAGGGAGAGGCATTGCCCAAGGCCGGAGGATACGCCACTCTGCTTGATTCCGCCGCCGAAGGGGTACCGGATTTCGGTGCAGTGGCCGGAGAGTATGCACAAG ATATGGTACAAAAACATGCCACACAGCAAGATTGCTGACAGGAAAGGTCATCAGGGATGGATGAAGCTAGAAGGTCAACACTTTATATTCCCCGGTGGTGGTACAATGTTTCCAGATGGAGCAGAGCAATATATTGAAAAACTTGGTCAATACATTCCAATTAGTGGAGGTGTTCTGAGGACTGCTCTTGACATGGGGTGTGGG GTTGCTAGTTTTGGAGGATATTTACTGACTCAAAATATTTTGACCATGTCTTTTGCTCCAAGAGATTCACATAAATCACAAATACAATTTGCCCTGGAAAGAGGAATACCAGCTTTCGTTGCTATGCTTGGCACTCGCAGACTCCCATTTCCTGCATTTGGATTTGACTTAGTTCATTGTTCTCGGTGTTTGATCCCATTTACAGCCTACA ATGCAACTTATTTCATGGAAGTGGATAGATTACTTCGCCCTAGTGGATATTTAGTCATCTCTGGTCCCCCTGTTCAGTGGCCTAAACAAGAGAAAGAATGGTCCGATCTCCAGGCTGTGGCAAAAGCCTTGTGTTATGAACTTATTGCTGTAGAAGGTAACACTGTGATCTGGAAGAAGCCTGCAGAAGATACATGTCTTCCCAACGAAAATGAATTTAGTCTCGAGTTGTGTGATCATTCGGATGACCCAAATCAAGCTTG GTACTTCAAGTTGAACAAATGTGTCAGTAGGACATCTTCTGTCAAAGGAAATTATGCTATTGGAAAGATTTCCAAATGGCCAGAGAGGCTAACTGCTGTACCTCCAAGATCAGCAGTCCTGAAAAATGGCATTGATGTGTATGAGGCGGACACTGGACGCTGGTCGAGGAGGGTTGCATACTATAAGAATTCTCTAAATATTAAATTGGGGACTCGATCTGTTCGCAATGTCATGGACCTGAATGCATTATTTGGGGGTTTTGCAGCAGCCTTAAAATCTGATCCTGTCTGGGTAATGAATGTTGTTCCAGCTCAAAAGCCACCCACTCTTGATGTGATATATGACAGAGGCCTTATTGGAGTCTATCATGATTG GTGTGAACCTTTTTCGACATACCCTCGTAGTTATGATCTGATCCATGTGGACAGCATTGATTCACTAGTAAAAGATCCAGATTCTGgtaaaagcag ATGTAGTATTGTGGATTTGATGGTGGAAATTGATCGAATGTTGCGCCCGGAGGGAACTGTTGTGGTGAGGGATACCCCTGAAGTAATTAACAAAGTAGCTTCCATTGCTCGTGCAGTTAGGTGGAAGCCTATCATTCATGATAAAGAACCGGACTCACATGGCAGGGAAAAAATTCTAGTTGCTACCAAGACATTCTGGAAGCTCTAA
- the LOC130728193 gene encoding probable methyltransferase PMT15, giving the protein MAKPNKPLTRLYYITFTIILCTLFYLIGLWQHPTNTATAAVGSHFSAVNCPHLNSTSTTTSSDTLDFSARHYNPDPPPTEAGVTHAPPCDVSLSEHTPCEDVQRSLRFPRDRLIYRERHCPAPEDALRCRIPAPFGYRVPPRWPESRDWAWYANVPHKELTVEKKNQNWVRFEGERFRFPGGGTMFPRGASAYIDDIGKLINLKDGSIRTAIDTGCGVASWGAYLMSRDILAVSFAPRDTHEAQVQFALERGVPALLGVLASIRLPYPSRAFDMAHCSRCLIPWGQYEGVYLTEVDRVLRPGGYWILSGPPINWESHWKGWERTRESLKDEQDEIERVAKSLCWKKLIQKGDLAIWQKPTNHIHCKITRKVFKNRPFCETQDPDTAWYTKIDTCLTPMPGVNDVRDVSGGELSKWPERLTSIPPRISSGSLNGITADKFREHNQLWKKRVAYYKSLDYQLAERGRYRNLLDMNAYLGGFAAALIDDPVWVMNVVPVEAEINTLGVIYERGLIGTYQNWCEAMSTYPRTYDFIHGDSVFTLYQNRCNIEDILLEMDRILRPQGSVILRDDVDVLLKVKRFADTMQWDTRIADHEKGPHQREKILVAVKQYWTAPLPDQSQQRKL; this is encoded by the exons ATGGCAAAACCCAACAAGCCTCTCACTAGGCTCTACTACATCACCTTCACCATCATTCTCTGCACCCTCTTCTACCTCATCGGCCTCTGGCAACACCCAACAAACACCGCCACCGCCGCCGTCGGCAGCCACTTCTCCGCCGTCAACTGCCCCCACCTCaattccacctccaccaccacttccTCCGACACCCTCGATTTCTCCGCCCGCCACTACAACCCCGACCCGCCGCCCACGGAGGCGGGTGTCACCCACGCGCCGCCGTGTGACGTGTCGCTATCGGAGCACACCCCATGCGAGGACGTGCAGAGGTCGCTGAGGTTCCCCCGTGACAGACTGATTTACCGGGAGCGGCATTGTCCGGCGCCGGAGGATGCGCTCCGGTGTAGGATTCCGGCGCCGTTTGGGTACCGGGTGCCGCCGCGGTGGCCGGAGAGTCGTGACTGGGCGTGGTACGCGAATGTGCCGCACAAGGAGCTTACTGTGGAGAAGAAGAATCAGAACTGGGTCCGGTTCGAAGGTGAACGGTTCAGATTCCCCGGTGGTGGGACCATGTTTCCACGTGGCGCAAGCGCGTACATTGATGACATCGGAAAGCTCATCAACCTTAAAGATGGGTCCATCAGAACCGCCATTGATACTGGTTGTGGG GTAGCAAGTTGGGGAGCTTATTTGATGTCACGTGATATATTAGCAGTGTCATTTGCACCAAGGGATACCCATGAAGCTCAGGTTCAATTTGCTCTTGAACGTGGAGTTCCTGCATTGCTTGGAGTTCTTGCTTCAATTAGGCTTCCATACCCTTCAAGAGCCTTTGACATGGCTCACTGCTCACGTTGCCTCATTCCCTGGGGCCAATATG AGGGGGTTTACTTGACTGAAGTTGATAGAGTGTTACGCCCCGGCGGGTATTGGATTCTATCAGGGCCACCAATAAACTGGGAGAGCCATTGGAAAGGCTGGGAGAGGACCAGAGAGAGTCTCAAAGATGAACAGGATGAAATTGAGAGAGTGGCAAAGAGTCTGTGCTGGAAGAAGTTGATACAGAAGGGTGATCTTGCAATATGGCAGAAACCCACCAATCATATACATTGCAAAATAACTAGAAAGGTCTTCAAGAATAGACCCTTTTGTGAGACACAGGATCCAGACACAGCTTG GTACACCAAAATAGATACCTGCTTGACACCAATGCCTGGGGTGAATGACGTAAGAGATGTTAGTGGTGGAGAATTGTCTAAATGGCCTGAGAGGCTAACATCAATTCCTCCAAGGATTAGCAGTGGAAGTTTGAATGGAATTACAGCTGATAAGTTCAGAGAACACAACCAGTTGTGGAAGAAGAGAGTGGCATACTACAAGAGCCTGGACTATCAGCTCGCTGAGCGCGGGAGATACCGCAATCTGCTTGACATGAATGCTTACTTGGGAGGCTTTGCAGCTGCATTGATTGATGATCCAGTGTGGGTCATGAATGTTGTCCCTGTTGAGGCTGAGATCAACACACTTGGTGTCATATATGAACGTGGATTGATTGGAACCTATCAGAACTG GTGTGAAGCCATGTCCACCTACCCAagaacctatgacttcatacaTGGTGATTCAGTTTTCACCCTCTACCAGAACAG ATGCAACATAGAGGACATACTTCTTGAGATGGACCGGATTTTGCGGCCACAAGGCAGTGTGATCTTGCGCGATGATGTGGATGTGTTGCTTAAGGTGAAGAGGTTTGCTGATACAATGCAATGGGATACCAGAATTGCAGACCATGAAAAGGGTCCTCACCAAAGAGAGAAAATACTTGTAGCAGTGAAACAGTACTGGACAGCCCCACTACCTGACCAAAGCCAACAAAGGAAGTTGTAA